From one Misgurnus anguillicaudatus chromosome 2, ASM2758022v2, whole genome shotgun sequence genomic stretch:
- the LOC129443067 gene encoding tripartite motif-containing protein 16-like, giving the protein MAEAGISVIQDQFICSICLDLLKDPVTIPCGHSYCMSCITNCWNQDDQKRNYSCPQCRQTFNTRPDLNKNVVFAQMVEMLKKTKLQTDRSALSYAEAGDVKCDVCTERKRKAIKSCLVCLNSYCQTHFERHEELQSGKRHKVIDATGRLQQMICPQHEKLLEIYCKTDQLCICYLCMVGKHKNHDTIPAKEERTEKQKELKETQRKYHQRIQESQKKLQELRDVVETHKRSAQTAVDDTERIFTQLITSIERRRSEVTQLIRDQEKTAVSEAEGLLKRLEQEIDDLRRRDAELEQLSHTDDHIHFLQSFQSLSVPPGSTDSLSITVSSLISFDDVGKSVSHLREKLEDFCREEIEKIFDQSKAPEPETREQFLKYYHHFTADPNTANQRLRLSEGNRVINTGRVQPYPDHPDRFDVYCFQVLCRESLSRRCYWEIECSGWVYISVSYKSISRKGGNECLFGYNDQSWSLRCCGSSCSFRHNNIETKLPVVSRSSRIGVYVDHSSGSLSFYSISDTMTLIHRVNTTFTKPLYPGFWVNGSVKLCDLTI; this is encoded by the exons ATGGCAGAAGCCGGTATTTCAGTGATTCAGGATCAGTTCATCTGTTCAATCTGTCTGGATTTACTGAAGGATCCAGTGACCATTCCCTGtggacacagttactgtatgagCTGTATTACAAACTGCTGGAATCAAGATGATCAGAAGAGAAACTACAGCTGCCCTCAATGCAGACAGACCTTCAATACAAGAcctgatttaaataaaaatgtggtGTTTGCTCAGATGGTGGAGATGCTGAAGAAGACAAAACTTCAGACTGATCGATCTGCTCTCAGTTATGCTGAAGCTGGAGATGTGAAGTGTGACGTCTGTACTGAGAGAAAACGCAAAGCTATCAAGTCCTGTCTGGTGTGTCTGAACTCTTACTGTCAAACTCACTTTGAACGTCATGAAGAACTTCAGTCAGGAAAGAGACACAAAGTGATAGACGCCACTGGACGACTTCAGCAGATGATCTGCCCTCAACATGAGAAACTTTTAGAGATTTACTGTAAAACTGATCAGCTCTGTATATGTTATCTGTGTATGGTGGGGAAGCACAAAAATCATGATACTATACCAGCTAAAGAAGAGAGGACTGAGAAACAG AAAGAACTGAAGGAGACGCAGAGAAAATATCATCAGAGAATCCAGGAGAGTCAGAAGAAGCTTCAGGAGCTGAGAGATGTTGTGGAGACTCATAAG CGCTCTGCACAGACAGCAGTGGACGACACTGAGAGGATCTTTACTCAACTGATCACATCCATTGAGAGAAGACGATCTGAGGTGACACAgctgatcagagatcaggaaaAGACTGCAGTGAGTGAAGCTGAAGGACTCttgaagcgactggagcaggaGATTGATGATCTGAGGAGGAGAGACGCTGAGCTGGAGCAGctttcacacacagatgatcACATCCATTTCCTCCAG AGTTTCCAGTCTCTCTCTGTTCCTCCTGGATCTACAGACTCACTCAGCATCACTGTCAGCTCTCTCATCTCTTTTGATGATGTAGGAAAATCTGTGTCTCATCTGAGAGAGAAACTGGAGGATTTCTGTAGAGAAGAGATAGAGAAGATATTTGATCAAAGTAAAGCACCTGAACCTGAGACCAGGGAGCAGTTCCTAAAAT ATTATCATCACTTCACTGCAGATCCAAACACAGCAAATCAACGTCTCCGTCTGTCTGAGGGGAACAGAGTGATTAACACTGGCAGAGTTCAGCCGTATCCTGATCATCCAGACAGATTTGATGTTTATTGTTTTCAGGTGTTGTGTAGAGAGAGTTTAAGTAGACGCTGTTACTGGGAGATTGAGTGTAGTGGTTGGGTGtatatatcagtgtcatataaGAGCATCAGCAGGAAGGGAGGTAATGAGTGTTTGTTTGGATATAATGATCAGTCCTGGAGTTTGCGCTGCTGTGGCTCCAGTTGTTCATTCAGGCACAATAACATTGAGACTAAACTCCCTGTAGTGTCCAGATCTTCTAGAATAGGAGTTTATGTGGATCACAGTTCAGGATCTCTGTCCTTCTACAGCATCTCTGACACAATGACCCTCATCCACAGAGTCAACACCACATTCACTAAACCTCTCtatcctgggttttgggttaaTGGATCAGTGAAACTGTGTGATCTAACAATATAG